One genomic window of Neosynechococcus sphagnicola sy1 includes the following:
- a CDS encoding DUF1648 domain-containing protein produces the protein MQYRRSLLLFFLFLAGAGVFVWFTSQSMPNVVASHFGTSGSANGFMPRDYYVLFILTFVVGLPLLLLVGTYVALASPRVRINLPHREYWLAPARRAETVSFLRAHSVWFAAMLVAFLCYVHWLVVRANQVQPVQLSTPGLLAGLGIFFAAMFFWAMAMIRRFSHRP, from the coding sequence ATGCAGTACAGACGATCTTTACTACTGTTTTTCCTCTTCCTCGCTGGTGCGGGTGTCTTCGTGTGGTTTACGAGCCAGTCGATGCCCAATGTTGTGGCATCCCACTTTGGCACTTCAGGCTCTGCCAATGGGTTCATGCCCCGCGACTATTACGTTCTTTTCATCCTCACTTTCGTGGTCGGACTTCCCCTGCTGCTGCTGGTTGGTACCTACGTTGCTCTCGCTAGCCCGAGAGTCCGCATCAATCTGCCGCACCGTGAGTATTGGCTAGCACCCGCTAGGCGAGCTGAAACCGTGTCCTTCTTGCGCGCACACTCGGTGTGGTTTGCAGCAATGCTCGTTGCCTTTCTCTGCTACGTTCACTGGCTGGTTGTTCGCGCAAATCAGGTACAGCCCGTCCAATTGTCAACGCCAGGGCTACTTGCTGGCTTGGGAATCTTCTTTGCGGCGATGTTTTTTTGGGCAATGGCGATGATTCGTCGCTTTAGCCATCGCCCCTAA
- a CDS encoding thioredoxin family protein: MTTVTYIQSEAELDTLLTTATLLVVDCTATWCGPCKLVSPLMDQLDGDYGDRAKVFKLDMDANKPLAKRFGIRSIPAVLFFKQGELKETIIGVKSYQEFSDAVERHL, from the coding sequence TTGACAACTGTCACCTACATTCAAAGCGAAGCCGAATTGGATACACTCTTAACCACTGCAACCTTGCTAGTAGTTGACTGTACAGCCACTTGGTGTGGTCCCTGCAAGTTGGTCAGCCCATTGATGGATCAATTAGACGGCGACTATGGCGATCGCGCCAAGGTCTTCAAGTTAGATATGGATGCCAATAAACCCCTGGCTAAACGCTTTGGTATTCGCAGTATTCCGGCGGTTCTATTTTTTAAGCAAGGTGAGTTGAAGGAAACAATTATTGGGGTCAAATCCTACCAAGAATTTAGCGATGCGGTAGAACGACATCTTTAA
- a CDS encoding pentapeptide repeat-containing protein has protein sequence MANGIHLAQVKQGAKHWNDWREANIGTVLDLSDANLIGVNLSGASLVGVNLSGAYLSGAYLSRADLQEANLAKANLADADFTGANFTAAYLSDANLTGANLSGADLPGANLFAANFQQANLRGANLREARLFEANLTAAELVDVDLTRANLCRANLGQANLTRADLSRAYLIHANLIEANLNEAELLETNLTEADLSRANLSEANCSGANLRRVNLGEAYLVGATLNGADFTGASFEGANLTGVKALSANFRAAKFTGACLEDWRINRDTQLDGILCDYLFLQSHQRQRRPFEGVFAPGGFIQVMGLK, from the coding sequence ATGGCAAATGGCATTCACCTCGCCCAGGTTAAGCAAGGGGCAAAGCACTGGAATGATTGGCGTGAGGCTAATATCGGTACAGTACTGGATCTCAGTGATGCGAACCTCATCGGGGTGAATCTGAGTGGAGCGAGTCTGGTGGGCGTTAATTTGAGTGGAGCTTATCTCAGTGGTGCCTATTTGAGTCGCGCTGATTTACAGGAAGCCAATCTCGCTAAAGCCAATCTCGCCGACGCTGATTTTACAGGAGCCAACTTTACCGCTGCCTATCTTTCAGACGCAAACCTCACGGGAGCCAACTTAAGTGGGGCTGATTTACCAGGTGCCAACCTCTTTGCCGCTAACTTCCAGCAGGCAAACCTGCGAGGAGCTAACCTTCGCGAGGCAAGACTCTTTGAGGCCAATTTAACGGCTGCTGAGTTAGTAGATGTAGACCTCACCCGTGCCAACCTCTGTCGCGCCAATCTCGGTCAGGCCAATCTTACCCGCGCCGATCTCAGTCGCGCTTACTTAATCCATGCCAACTTGATTGAAGCTAATCTCAACGAGGCAGAGCTGTTAGAGACAAATTTGACAGAAGCCGATCTCAGTCGTGCCAACCTCTCAGAGGCAAATTGCAGCGGTGCCAATCTCCGTCGGGTGAATCTGGGGGAGGCTTATTTGGTAGGCGCGACCCTCAATGGAGCAGACTTCACGGGGGCTTCTTTTGAGGGGGCAAATCTCACTGGCGTTAAAGCGCTCTCAGCCAATTTTAGAGCTGCTAAGTTCACGGGGGCTTGCTTGGAAGACTGGCGGATTAACCGAGATACCCAGTTAGATGGTATTCTCTGCGATTATCTGTTTTTACAAAGCCATCAACGCCAGCGCCGCCCCTTTGAAGGGGTCTTCGCACCAGGTGGGTTTATTCAGGTGATGGGTCTGAAGTAG
- a CDS encoding MFS transporter, with amino-acid sequence MPIGGDTQRSPVLTLRHCALPTPCIIYPDCGYLSHSPSSTLRSGSWWGGRLLSQLGTGFTLFYAPIFFVNHVHLSATQVGIGLGSASLSGILGRILGGSFADTPLWGRRRTLLLSMLMAAVASFVLAIAADFPLLVIGNLLMGLGVGLYWPATEAVVADLTHPHQRSEAYALTRLGDNLGLGMGVVLGGLVIGTTGAFRLLFVVDGLSFLVFFGVIYGAIAETRTVAAQPPPFFTGWYLALGDRPLQIYGLLNILLTAYIAQVYSTLPLYFSNFVHATPSGQGFSSLIISALFTWYLLVCTLCQLPTARALKSLPRTQVLRLSAWLWGLGFVTIGLTGVTPRFPLAGALVGLGLLAIATVTYLPAASSLVVELAPEPLRGTYLSINSLGWAIGYLIGQPLGGLALDQPRPWADGYWGLLAASVMIAFLLLHQLDHRLAKSTSDPSPE; translated from the coding sequence TTGCCCATCGGGGGCGACACCCAACGTTCTCCAGTCTTGACGCTGCGTCATTGTGCTTTGCCAACCCCATGCATTATTTATCCCGATTGCGGTTACCTATCCCACTCCCCCAGCTCCACCCTCAGATCTGGATCTTGGTGGGGGGGTCGATTGCTGTCCCAACTGGGCACGGGCTTCACCCTATTCTATGCCCCGATTTTCTTTGTCAACCATGTGCACCTATCGGCAACCCAGGTGGGTATCGGGTTGGGCAGTGCTTCCCTGTCCGGTATCCTGGGACGGATTCTCGGGGGTTCCTTCGCAGACACTCCCCTCTGGGGTCGCCGCCGCACGCTGCTGCTATCGATGTTAATGGCGGCGGTGGCCTCGTTTGTGTTGGCGATCGCCGCCGATTTTCCCCTGCTGGTGATCGGGAATTTGCTCATGGGCTTGGGCGTGGGTCTTTACTGGCCGGCGACGGAAGCGGTGGTTGCCGATTTAACCCACCCTCACCAGCGCAGTGAAGCCTATGCCTTGACCCGCCTGGGGGATAACCTGGGCTTGGGGATGGGAGTGGTGCTCGGGGGACTGGTGATTGGCACGACGGGAGCCTTTCGCCTGCTGTTTGTGGTGGATGGCCTGTCTTTTCTCGTGTTTTTTGGGGTGATCTATGGAGCGATCGCGGAAACTCGCACCGTGGCCGCACAACCGCCGCCGTTTTTCACCGGTTGGTACCTTGCCCTGGGCGATCGCCCCCTGCAAATCTATGGACTGTTGAATATATTGTTGACCGCTTATATTGCTCAGGTTTACAGCACCCTACCGTTATATTTCAGCAATTTTGTCCACGCCACGCCCTCAGGACAGGGATTTTCATCGCTGATCATCAGCGCTCTGTTTACCTGGTATTTACTGGTGTGCACCCTCTGTCAACTCCCCACCGCCCGCGCCCTGAAATCCCTCCCCCGCACCCAAGTTCTGCGGCTCTCGGCCTGGTTATGGGGTTTGGGTTTTGTCACCATTGGTCTAACGGGGGTGACTCCTCGATTCCCACTGGCGGGGGCGCTGGTGGGGTTGGGTCTGTTGGCGATCGCCACGGTGACCTATTTGCCCGCAGCTTCTTCACTGGTGGTGGAACTAGCGCCTGAACCGCTGCGGGGAACTTACCTTTCCATCAATTCCCTCGGGTGGGCCATCGGCTATCTCATCGGGCAGCCCTTGGGAGGACTGGCTCTGGATCAACCCCGTCCCTGGGCCGATGGATATTGGGGACTGTTAGCCGCCAGTGTGATGATCGCCTTCCTGTTACTGCACCAGCTCGATCACCGCTTGGCAAAGTCTACTTCAGACCCATCACCTGAATAA
- the ruvA gene encoding Holliday junction branch migration protein RuvA: MIWFSTALQRLRNGISSGNWLASVGVGPQLAIALLDTLGLQDLVQAIVAGNSRVLSRTPGVGSKTAERLALELKTKLAEWRQRAELTTLSAAGPTPDLQEDVEMTLLALGYTNREISSALQAVGQQTSLAKNCRCRSLDSGGDRLVKPGLDFLSTNGYLSPVQFKENDWHMLEHQMAASITCPLF; this comes from the coding sequence ATGATCTGGTTCTCTACGGCTTTGCAGCGGCTGCGGAACGGGATCTCTTCCGGCAACTGGTTAGCGTCAGTCGGGGTTGGTCCCCAGTTGGCGATCGCCCTGCTGGATACCCTGGGATTACAGGATTTAGTCCAGGCGATTGTGGCTGGCAACAGCCGGGTGTTATCCCGAACGCCGGGGGTGGGGAGTAAAACCGCCGAGCGACTGGCTTTGGAACTGAAAACCAAGTTAGCAGAATGGCGACAGCGAGCGGAGTTAACCACCCTCTCAGCCGCTGGCCCCACCCCGGATCTCCAGGAAGACGTGGAAATGACCCTGCTGGCCTTGGGTTACACCAACCGAGAAATCAGCAGCGCCTTACAAGCCGTGGGTCAGCAAACCAGCTTGGCAAAAAACTGCCGATGTCGAAGCCTGGATTCGGGCGGCGATCGCCTGGTTAAGCCAGGGTTAGACTTCTTATCCACGAATGGATATCTTTCCCCAGTGCAGTTTAAGGAGAACGATTGGCATATGCTAGAACATCAGATGGCAGCTTCAATTACCTGTCCACTTTTTTGA
- a CDS encoding aspartate carbamoyltransferase catalytic subunit, protein MTTTSWNRHHILSLADFTPSEYNTVLQTAASFREVLSRRTKKVPTLQGQVVANLFFEPSTRTRSSFELAAKRLSADTLNFAPSSSSLTKGETILDTAKTYLAMGTDLMVIRHRDAGVPQAIATEMERLGSRVGVLNAGDGQHEHPSQGLLDLFTLCTLLDPGQPRWELLQGKKIAIVGDILHSRVARSNLWSLTASGAEVHLAAPPTLLPQLFASYGSAQGRQLHLHWSLEPALEAADFVMTLRLQKERMTQHLLPSLREYHQQFGITRDRLQLCHPDVKVLHPGPVNRGVEISSDLMDDPRISLISQQVTSGVAVRMALLYLMGSGKV, encoded by the coding sequence ATGACTACGACATCCTGGAACCGTCATCATATTTTGTCCCTGGCTGACTTCACCCCCAGTGAATACAACACGGTGTTGCAAACCGCCGCGAGTTTTCGGGAGGTGCTGTCTCGTCGGACGAAGAAAGTCCCCACCCTCCAGGGACAGGTGGTGGCCAACCTATTTTTTGAACCCTCGACGCGCACCCGCAGTAGCTTTGAGTTGGCAGCGAAGCGGCTGTCTGCCGATACCCTCAATTTTGCCCCCAGTTCTTCTTCCCTCACCAAAGGCGAAACGATTCTGGATACGGCCAAAACCTATCTGGCCATGGGCACGGATCTAATGGTGATTCGTCATCGAGATGCTGGGGTTCCCCAAGCGATCGCCACGGAGATGGAGCGACTAGGCTCACGGGTGGGAGTCCTGAATGCAGGGGATGGACAACATGAACATCCCTCCCAAGGGCTGCTGGATTTGTTTACCCTCTGTACCCTGCTCGATCCGGGGCAACCGCGCTGGGAGTTATTGCAGGGGAAAAAAATTGCCATTGTGGGGGATATCTTACATTCACGGGTGGCGAGATCGAATCTCTGGAGTTTGACCGCCTCTGGAGCGGAGGTACACCTGGCGGCACCCCCCACCCTGCTGCCCCAGCTGTTTGCCTCCTATGGATCTGCCCAGGGTCGTCAGCTGCATCTCCATTGGAGCCTGGAACCTGCCTTGGAAGCTGCCGATTTTGTCATGACCCTACGACTGCAAAAAGAACGAATGACGCAGCATTTATTGCCCAGTCTGCGGGAGTATCATCAACAGTTTGGAATTACCCGCGATCGCCTGCAACTCTGTCACCCCGATGTCAAAGTTTTACACCCAGGGCCTGTGAATCGGGGGGTGGAAATTAGTTCTGACCTGATGGATGATCCACGCATTAGCTTGATTTCTCAACAGGTCACCAGTGGTGTTGCGGTGCGGATGGCCTTGCTGTACCTCATGGGCAGTGGCAAAGTTTAG
- a CDS encoding molybdenum cofactor biosynthesis protein MoaE, whose amino-acid sequence MLSSPLPIAGSTTDSLAITFAPLAIEEIYALADSPANGAIVIMCGMVRHQTAGKPVVALEYQAYQPMALQVFAQITAQIRQTWPDVVRVVIHHRTGRLRIGEISVLVAVGCPHRAEAFAACEYAIDTLKHNAPIWKKEHWADGSSSWVSIGACELSSEGG is encoded by the coding sequence ATGCTCTCCTCCCCCCTTCCCATAGCTGGCTCAACCACCGATAGCTTGGCAATTACCTTTGCCCCCTTAGCGATCGAGGAGATTTATGCCCTGGCGGATTCACCGGCCAATGGGGCGATTGTGATCATGTGTGGCATGGTGCGCCACCAAACCGCTGGCAAGCCCGTCGTTGCCCTGGAGTACCAGGCGTATCAGCCCATGGCGCTCCAGGTTTTTGCCCAAATTACCGCCCAGATTCGACAAACCTGGCCGGATGTGGTGCGGGTGGTGATCCACCATCGCACAGGGCGCTTAAGAATCGGTGAAATCAGTGTGCTGGTTGCCGTTGGTTGCCCCCATCGCGCTGAGGCGTTTGCTGCCTGTGAGTACGCGATCGACACCCTGAAGCACAACGCCCCCATTTGGAAAAAGGAGCATTGGGCAGACGGCTCCAGTTCCTGGGTCAGTATTGGCGCCTGTGAATTGTCCAGCGAGGGGGGGTAA
- a CDS encoding class I SAM-dependent DNA methyltransferase, with product MEHQEYPLMYALEDHYWWYVGLHRLVLQNLPHPLPPRPTPKILDAGCGTGRMLQLLQQTRPQGEFWGIDLEATAVELTQQRCDAQVAIASVTDLPFPDQTFDGVISLDVISSRGVAIEEALQEFARVLKPRGWLILNLPALESLRGQHDLAVHTERRYTRPQIEQLLRAAGFNTQVLTYWNLTLLPVVAIVRFCSRHFPVSRAAAMAPRSDLKPLPTLLNRCLTRLILWEVQLTRRWSLPIGSSVFAVGSLGPGSCQPKQPIDQDRTQYRPPKGPMV from the coding sequence ATGGAACACCAAGAGTACCCGCTCATGTATGCCCTAGAGGATCACTATTGGTGGTATGTGGGGCTACACCGGTTGGTGTTACAGAACCTCCCGCACCCCTTACCCCCCCGACCCACCCCTAAGATCCTGGATGCGGGGTGTGGGACGGGTCGGATGTTGCAGCTGTTGCAACAGACACGACCGCAGGGGGAATTTTGGGGCATTGATTTAGAAGCCACTGCGGTGGAATTGACCCAGCAGCGCTGTGATGCCCAGGTGGCGATCGCATCAGTGACCGATTTACCCTTCCCCGATCAGACCTTTGACGGGGTGATTTCCCTGGATGTGATTTCGAGCCGGGGGGTGGCGATCGAGGAGGCACTCCAGGAGTTTGCCCGGGTTCTCAAACCGCGGGGTTGGCTGATTTTAAACCTCCCCGCTTTGGAGTCCCTGCGAGGTCAACACGATTTAGCCGTGCATACCGAGCGACGTTACACCCGCCCGCAGATCGAGCAATTACTCCGAGCTGCTGGATTTAATACGCAAGTCCTCACCTATTGGAATCTGACCCTGTTACCAGTGGTGGCAATTGTGCGCTTTTGCTCCCGCCACTTTCCTGTTTCTAGAGCCGCTGCCATGGCTCCCCGTTCTGATCTGAAGCCCTTACCCACGCTGCTGAATCGCTGCCTCACCCGGTTAATTTTGTGGGAGGTACAGCTCACCCGCCGCTGGTCTTTACCGATTGGCTCATCGGTGTTTGCCGTTGGCTCCCTAGGCCCTGGAAGCTGCCAACCAAAACAGCCCATCGACCAAGATCGTACTCAGTACCGCCCCCCCAAAGGTCCAATGGTGTAG
- a CDS encoding DUF3120 domain-containing protein, which translates to MGTTHLKWWLFGAAVFLVSVPVFIQAPLVRLFPWFSLLLTLGWLGCSLSLLSRASTRLWGDLLLGFSGTWLAGSIYWGWLRWEPYWHLPVEAIALPVALYCLWRQWGKVGSWFYLGSLLGTAITDLYFYLVGLIPHWRQLMQVDPSLALPIFQRAIVQMQTPWGIGLALILGMMLAMMGLAPLRSRHLHHWTFGGAVLSTILVDGLFWLAASRA; encoded by the coding sequence ATGGGCACGACTCACCTCAAGTGGTGGCTCTTTGGGGCAGCGGTGTTTTTGGTCTCGGTGCCGGTGTTTATCCAAGCCCCTTTGGTGCGCTTATTCCCCTGGTTTAGCCTCCTGCTCACCCTGGGGTGGCTGGGGTGCAGTTTGTCCCTATTGTCCCGTGCCAGCACTCGCCTTTGGGGAGATTTGCTCCTGGGGTTTAGTGGTACCTGGTTGGCAGGGTCTATCTATTGGGGATGGCTGCGCTGGGAACCTTACTGGCATTTACCCGTAGAAGCCATCGCCCTGCCCGTAGCACTTTACTGTCTCTGGCGACAATGGGGAAAGGTGGGCAGCTGGTTCTATTTGGGATCGTTATTGGGGACTGCAATTACGGATTTGTACTTTTATCTAGTAGGCTTGATTCCCCACTGGCGGCAACTGATGCAGGTTGATCCGAGTTTGGCGCTGCCAATTTTTCAGCGGGCGATCGTCCAGATGCAAACCCCTTGGGGCATTGGGTTAGCCCTGATCCTGGGAATGATGCTAGCAATGATGGGATTGGCTCCCTTGCGATCGCGTCATCTACACCATTGGACCTTTGGGGGGGCGGTACTGAGTACGATCTTGGTCGATGGGCTGTTTTGGTTGGCAGCTTCCAGGGCCTAG
- a CDS encoding undecaprenyl-diphosphate phosphatase yields the protein MNLFQALILGMVQGLTEFLPISSTAHLKVVPVALGWGDPGVAVYCGDPTGQHPGGVVVLPARLIANYSGYRQGDRPR from the coding sequence ATGAATCTGTTTCAGGCCCTGATTCTGGGGATGGTGCAGGGCTTAACCGAGTTTTTACCCATTAGCAGTACCGCCCATCTGAAAGTGGTGCCCGTGGCCTTGGGTTGGGGCGATCCGGGGGTAGCGGTTTACTGCGGTGATCCAACTGGGCAGCATCCTGGCGGTGTTGTGGTACTTCCGGCAAGACTTATCGCAAATTATTCGGGGTACCGTCAAGGCGATCGCCCGCGCTAA
- a CDS encoding undecaprenyl-diphosphate phosphatase yields MLWYFRQDLSQIIRGTVKAIARANYKARTFRMALGIVLGTIPILFFGLLIKLLVPDYDHSPLRSLVAIALASIGMSLLLGLAEFIGSRKRGFPQLSVLDGMLMGLAQTLALIPGVSRSGSTLTAGLFLGLERATAARFSFLLGIPAITLAGIVELKGALQSGLEGAGLLPLMAGILSAAVFSYLAIAWLLRYLQTQNTWVFVWYRLGFGIVILGAIATGLLNNL; encoded by the coding sequence GTGTTGTGGTACTTCCGGCAAGACTTATCGCAAATTATTCGGGGTACCGTCAAGGCGATCGCCCGCGCTAACTACAAAGCCCGTACCTTTCGTATGGCTCTAGGCATTGTTCTGGGGACGATCCCGATTTTGTTTTTTGGCTTGTTGATCAAGCTATTGGTTCCAGACTACGACCATTCGCCGCTGCGGAGTTTAGTGGCCATCGCCCTCGCCTCGATTGGCATGTCGCTGTTGCTAGGATTGGCCGAATTCATCGGCAGCCGCAAACGGGGGTTCCCCCAACTCAGCGTCCTTGATGGGATGTTGATGGGACTCGCCCAAACCCTGGCGTTGATTCCAGGGGTGTCCCGATCAGGTTCTACCTTAACAGCAGGGTTGTTTCTGGGGCTGGAACGGGCAACCGCCGCTCGCTTTTCATTTCTTTTAGGGATTCCCGCCATTACCCTGGCGGGGATTGTGGAACTGAAAGGGGCGTTGCAATCCGGCTTGGAAGGGGCAGGACTCCTGCCCCTGATGGCAGGTATTCTCTCGGCAGCAGTGTTTTCCTATCTGGCGATCGCCTGGTTGCTGCGCTATTTGCAAACCCAAAATACCTGGGTGTTCGTTTGGTATCGGTTGGGGTTTGGCATCGTGATTTTGGGGGCGATCGCCACCGGACTGTTAAACAACCTTTAG